From Amycolatopsis sp. cg9, one genomic window encodes:
- a CDS encoding pyridoxamine 5'-phosphate oxidase family protein, whose product MLPNEVIDVLNRPDSQELLARTIARLGYVAEDGAPRVIPIGFTWNGAEFVLCTAKNAAKVRSLQKNPAVALTIDTEAQPPKILLIRGSSTQEALDDLPAEFLRQAAGMPAEQAAAWEAEVRELYSDGMVRIKVTPSWAKLIDFETTLPSAVEELVRRQNG is encoded by the coding sequence GTGCTGCCCAACGAGGTCATCGACGTCCTGAACCGCCCCGACAGCCAGGAACTCCTCGCCCGGACCATCGCGCGGCTCGGTTACGTCGCCGAAGACGGTGCGCCGCGGGTGATTCCGATCGGGTTCACCTGGAATGGTGCGGAATTCGTTCTCTGCACGGCGAAGAACGCGGCGAAGGTCCGATCGCTGCAGAAGAACCCCGCCGTGGCCTTGACGATCGACACCGAGGCGCAGCCACCCAAGATCCTGCTGATCCGCGGGAGCAGCACCCAGGAGGCGCTCGACGACCTCCCGGCCGAATTCCTGCGGCAGGCCGCCGGGATGCCGGCCGAGCAGGCCGCCGCCTGGGAGGCCGAGGTCCGTGAGCTCTACTCCGACGGCATGGTGCGGATCAAGGTCACGCCGTCCTGGGCGAAGCTGATCGACTTCGAAACCACCCTGCCGAGCGCGGTCGAAGAGCTGGTCCGCCGGCAGAACGGCTAA